Below is a genomic region from Ziziphus jujuba cultivar Dongzao chromosome 7, ASM3175591v1.
attaaatctaaaaaattaatgtttcacAAAACGATTATAGAGGAAAACTGAAatgggacatatatatatatatatatacattttgataAATACTCAAATGGTATATATTGCAATTACCAATTAAACCGTCATATACAGTACGgatgttataaatattttttcgaCTTTTGGGCAGATTGAAGGAGATCGCTGGAATGCAGCATGTCGTACTCAGTCAACCCACAAAATAATttgtcaaggaaaaaaaaaaaaaaaaaaaaccctcaaaCAAAGAAATCGACAAAAATTGTCAGAGTTGTTAGAGTAATTTAATTGAATAGACATGTTGATTTGTTACTTTGTTCATGGACTTGTCCAATCTATATCAATGCAACCTCATTTTGTTGTCCTGCCTGTAATTCTTTAATGCAACtgtctttttttattgttttttattttatttttaaatggaactgtcaaaaaatatttttgttatttttaattgcaaATGCTGGGACTTAGAAAATGGATAAACAAAATGCAACTAGTATAgatgaatttgatttttgagaattatcaaaattatttatgctaaagTTCATTTTCTTTGAGGCTTCATGGACCAAGAGACATAGAACTTAATTTATCCATTAATATATTCATATCCCTGAATTCCATAAGAATAATTCAAGAATTTTGTCTATTAAAAATGCcaacatcttttttcttttcattattaCCAGAAAAGAAACCTAGTTCCATGTTATATgagttttcttttataaattctttttgtcttttttagaaGTCACCGCCATCATGAATTGCTACTAGAAATAAGAGGAAAAGGAGGATATGTAGACCAATTAagttgattaaaataaaaaaataaaaaagctttttttttttttttgttttttcctcacGTTTGGATATGACTTGTTtgcattgattttttatttttattttttaattttcaagtaCCGTTTTGATCTTATTGGTTAATATGTTTAGGAATAGTAAAGGAGATATTTTCTTTCCAATCTTTGAAGGAACAAAAtccattttctatttattaCTCTTGTtatcagaagaagaaaaatacctAACGTCTTAACCTAATATCATAACCCATAACACATTGTGTACAAGATTTTCATGTCAATAATTTCGGGCATTAGTCCTTatcgattatcaaaatcaaagttaattcccACATTATTCatgcattttatatataaaaattgtattCAACTCCGTCACACGTTGTCCTCTCAATCAATTTTTACATGTAACTTGAACAttacaaataaagaaagaagacaATTTCGTGTGATAGCTTCTGATTTGagattaaaacaaatttttttaacttccgaaaagcaaaaaaaaaaaaaaaagaatcaaattttgattttactcTGGCCATATAACATTCTTCCGCAAATTTTATCATACACAAACaacttactacaatttaaggaaaaaaaaaaaaaaaaaaaaaaaacaacttgctACACCCACACTTTCCTCGATGATCCAAAACAGTAACATACGGACCACCGTGTACTTTTCACTCcatgttatttcttttttactttgtactaaaatatcaatagcTAATTATATGAATTCGAACCCATTGGGCCCCAACACTCAAAATCCGAAGAGTTGGGCCCAAAAGGAAAAatagcaacatatatatatatatatatttttttttcatttttattattttattccttcTACTCATAAAGATTCAATCGTAGCCACACAATTTTATCTCTTTTAAATAATCTGGTCCGTCAGATATGTCTCGATATTTTCAAGCCTCAAAAAATCTACTCGTAATATTGCCGTCAGATTCAGTTTCGAAAACCAGGCCGAGCAGAGGCTGTTTGGTCGTGCTTACTTTTTTACCCCTATATTTCTTTGTACCTGAGGTCCAAATTGGCTTTGAACTGTAAGAAAACTTAAGGGGTAAAAAGGGAAAAACGTTTAAGTTACAATACCCATTCGAGCCTGTGCACCTTTTCTCTGTCTCGTTGGTCtctgtaaaagaaaaataaatataaaaatacagtaCTCAGAACAACACCCTCACGCGTCTCCTTGAAGCGTGAACGgcacattatcaaaaatttataCACAATTGGGTGCAtcagttaaaataataataataataataataattcatcattCGTGCAAAAATTTCaggatattaaatatttaaaatcataattaccatctggatgaaaaaaatataattttttaatggttATTTTAGGTCTACGTATGAGAGTGATATATGGAAAACTCATACGCGTCATAGAGGAGAGTGGGCTGGGAGTGAGAGTGACAGAAAACTATACAGAGAGATAACTACGTCTACAGACAAAagccacaaaaaaaattataaaaataataaacagagaaaagaaaaaggaaaggaaaaaaaagaaaaaaaaaaaactagagagagaaagaggagagagacgaagggagagagagaaggcACTTTACCACTTTTATATGTTGCACGCATCCAAATAGCAGAAAACAGAGGGAAGACAAAATACTCCAAATACACCAGAAGAagagagggaaagaaaaccCCATCAAAACTTAAccacagaagaagaagatgacgaTTCCGTAAATGGGTCTTTAAAGAATTGAGAGAACAGGaagaacaaaccaaaaaaaaaaaaaatttgagcttTTCATATAGAGAGAGGGGCTGAAGTatcagaagaagaaggaagaagaagctgaAGCAGCTAAGCTAAGGGTGTGTATGCTGAAATAGCCAAAGCTCTAAGACTTTTAGACCTCAAAAAAATCTGTTCTGTGTTGTAATTGTTTTTGTTATAGTGGGTTTCTCTTTGGTTACTCTCAAACTCATGGTTGTAAAAAATTTTCGAAATTAAAGCCATATTTGTGTTGTTCTTGTGGTTAGGAAAtctgtaaaaagaaaaaaaaagaaaaaaagaaaaaaagaaaaaaaaagggagggtgggtttttctttttcttgaaaaCTGGAGGTTTTTGGGTTTGTGTGGGTAGACTTGTTGTTATTGGTTGATTTAGATGAAGGCCATGCCCTTACCCTTTGAGGAGTTTCAAGGGAAGGGGGTGTTAGATTTCTCTCCGGCGTCAGATTCATTATTGGCAtcacagcaacaacaacaacaacagccaCAAAAGTGGAAAACCACAGAGCAAGAGAATTGCTATGTGGGCAGTGAGCCCACCTCTGTTCTCGATACTAGAAGAAGCCCAAGTCCCCCAACATCCTCCTCAACACTGTCTTCCTCTCTCGGCAGCGGCGGCGGCGGCGGAAACGGTGGTGGCAGCGGCTCCACCGACACCACCGGCGTGGCGGCAGTAGCGGTCTCTGGAAACCCTTCTTCACGCGCTGCTCCACTAGAGGAAGAAAAATGTGGGCTCGGAATGGAAGACTGGGAGAGTGTCTTGTCTGAGTCACCAGGTCAAGATCAGTCCATTCTGAGATTGATAATGGCGGATGTTGAAGACCCATCTTTGGGATTGAACAAGCTCTTGCAGAGTGGGAGTGGCTCCCAGGATATGGAATTTAATGCGGGTTTTGGGGTTGTGGATCAAGGGTATGGGTTCGAACCGAATAGCGGCAATTTGgtgaacaacaacaacattatTGATCCATCTCTACAGGCAACCTCTTGTTCTGATTTTCCTTTCAACCCCACCCCAAACAATGTTCATAGCAACAATGCAAGGCTTAGTCCGTTGGGTTCTGTCTCCAACCCCAGTCCAAGTCCCATCTTCTCTGCTTCAGCTAACAATCCTTTGCCCGTTTCGCTCGCTCCTGTTGTTTTCCATCAACAACAGCACCCACAACTGGTCGAAGGTGGGGATGAGAAGCCTCAGATTTTCAATCCCCAGGTTGTGATTAATCAACACCAAGCGCAGTTTGCCCAGAACCCAGCTCTGTTTATGCCTTTGACGTATGCTCAGCTGCAAGAGCACCACCTTCTTTCACCCCCACCGGCGAAGAGGCTGAATTCCGGTAATACCGGAGCCAATTATCAGCTGCAGAGGGTTCAATTTCCGAATTCGGGGCAAGAATTATTTGTCCGGGGACAACAACAGCAGCTACAATTGCTCCCtcagcatcttcatcatcaacAGAGGCCAACGATGGCGGCGACGAAACAGAAAATGGTAGGCCCCGCAGCAGCAGGGGGCGATGAATTGATGAACCACCAGCTTCAGCAAGCGATGATTGACCAGCTATCCAAGGCCGCAGAGCTGATCGAAACTGGAAACCCCGTCCTCGCGCAAGGGATATTGGCGCGGCTCAATCACCAGCTCTCTTCTCCCATTGGTAAGCCATTCCAACGGGCTGCTTTCTATTTCAAGGAGGCCTTGCAAACGCTCCTCCATATGAATACCACCAACCCATTGGCTTTGTCTCCCTTTAGTCTCATTTTCAAAATTGGGGCTTACAAATCTTTCTCTGAAATCTCACCGGTACTTCAATTTGCCAATTTTACTTGTAACCAAGCCATCCTCGAAGCGGTGGAGGGTTTCAATCGGGTTCATGTTATTGATTTTGATGTTGGGTATGGTGGGCAATGGCCGTCTTTTATGCAAGAGCTTGCTTTGAGAAATGGAGGCTCGGCATCTCTTAAGATCACAGCATTTGTTTCCTCTTCAATGCAAGATGAATTCGAGTTTGGTTTCACTCAAGAAAACCTGAAACATTTTGCTAGTGAAATTAACCTGGCTTTTGAGATTGAGATTATAAGCCTTGAAGTGTTGAATTCTGCTTCTTGGCCACTGCCATTTCATGTCTCGGAGAGTGAGGCGATTGCTGTAAACCTGCCAATTGGTTCCTTTTCGAGTTATCCTTTATCTCTTCCTTTGGTCCTTCGCTTTGTGAAGCAACTATCTCCCAAAATTGTGGTTTCTTTGGACAGAGGATGTGAACGAATGGATGTGTCATTTTCCCACCAAATAATTCATGCTCTCAACACTTATTCGGGCTTGCTTGAATCGCTTGATGCGGTAAATGTTAATCTCGACGCCTTGCAAAAGATTGAAAGATATTTGTTGCAACCAGGAATTGAGAAAGTTGTGATGGGTCGCCACCGGTCTCCTGAAAGAACACCTCCGTGGAGAACTGTATTTTTGACATCTGGTTTTTCTCCTTTGACATTCAGTAACTTTACAGAGTCTCAAGCTGACTGTCTAGTGCAGCGAACTCCGGTTCGGGGATTCCATATCGAGAGGAAACAGTCTTCACTTGTTCTCTGCTGGCAGCGAAAGGAACTCATCTCGGCCTCGGCTTGGAGTTGTTGAGAACCAGCATTTTGTTATTGGTTCTACCAATTAATTTTCGTCTTTGAAGTTGGAGGTGCTTCATAACTCactgttttaaatttttctatcttttggaacttttttgtgttttattctATGCTAATTGTCTATCTTCTCTGTAGGCCTATTATTTCCAGTCAAGAAA
It encodes:
- the LOC107424189 gene encoding scarecrow-like protein 6, giving the protein MKAMPLPFEEFQGKGVLDFSPASDSLLASQQQQQQQPQKWKTTEQENCYVGSEPTSVLDTRRSPSPPTSSSTLSSSLGSGGGGGNGGGSGSTDTTGVAAVAVSGNPSSRAAPLEEEKCGLGMEDWESVLSESPGQDQSILRLIMADVEDPSLGLNKLLQSGSGSQDMEFNAGFGVVDQGYGFEPNSGNLVNNNNIIDPSLQATSCSDFPFNPTPNNVHSNNARLSPLGSVSNPSPSPIFSASANNPLPVSLAPVVFHQQQHPQLVEGGDEKPQIFNPQVVINQHQAQFAQNPALFMPLTYAQLQEHHLLSPPPAKRLNSGNTGANYQLQRVQFPNSGQELFVRGQQQQLQLLPQHLHHQQRPTMAATKQKMVGPAAAGGDELMNHQLQQAMIDQLSKAAELIETGNPVLAQGILARLNHQLSSPIGKPFQRAAFYFKEALQTLLHMNTTNPLALSPFSLIFKIGAYKSFSEISPVLQFANFTCNQAILEAVEGFNRVHVIDFDVGYGGQWPSFMQELALRNGGSASLKITAFVSSSMQDEFEFGFTQENLKHFASEINLAFEIEIISLEVLNSASWPLPFHVSESEAIAVNLPIGSFSSYPLSLPLVLRFVKQLSPKIVVSLDRGCERMDVSFSHQIIHALNTYSGLLESLDAVNVNLDALQKIERYLLQPGIEKVVMGRHRSPERTPPWRTVFLTSGFSPLTFSNFTESQADCLVQRTPVRGFHIERKQSSLVLCWQRKELISASAWSC